The following coding sequences are from one Gossypium raimondii isolate GPD5lz chromosome 4, ASM2569854v1, whole genome shotgun sequence window:
- the LOC105780945 gene encoding pentatricopeptide repeat-containing protein At2g03380, mitochondrial, with amino-acid sequence MILFLLKIPSILQKTNAIPSFNSRCLFLYHSTSHKVENFASLLENCKDFVSLRKLHACIFTNGICQSTFISSKLLTCYQKFGSSLESRWVFDGIIKSNIFLRNSVLVGCFRSGQYGEVLRLYLKLKQKKIGFDCSAITFTLKSCAELGSFGFGKGVHLDVLKFGLSKDGFVGSSLICLYSKNGDMVGASKVFDEITERDVVVYTSMITGYALVGGHITYKAFEFARLMQKEGIDPNRVTMVSLLQAAAELEALEEGRSIHGYAIRRGIGCSDEVFETSLMDMYIKCKVPTMAACIFGRMKMKTIGSWNAMITGYLNMGQPLEALGHFCKMVHENVFPDLISLANGILCCADLKYLQEGKAIQGRIIRIGYELDLIATTALVDMYSKCNDLTRARKLFDVVEKRDVILYNVMMAGYLQNGFATETVDLFIEMVGSGLKPNLGSILNVLSALSEMKNVRGGRSVHGYILKHEFRMNTEVANQIVYMYARCSYIYDARQVFNGIRYKDLISWTSMMMGYIYHANPEEAILLFRMMKREKLDHDSVTLISLLQAFLKLGHLSLAKEVHCHSYRTRLDHETLVINSLITTYAKLGNLNMARNLFEHTNRGCVTSWNTMIAAYGMHGNCKEVLRLFDRMRSEMIKPDDMTFTSILTACSHSGMVEEGLRVFNCMREDYCIIPCEAHYGCIIDLLSRAGRLEEAYELLKLLPARQSASAMAAMLAACRIHGNTELGEVIGHWLLDLEPERPSVYNLVSNLYAESGKWDEAARTRNMAKMRGLKKAAGYSQIELNPRASTM; translated from the coding sequence ATGATTCTTTTCTTACTTAAAATTCCTTCAATTCTCCAGAAAACCAACGCAATCCCCTCTTTTAATTCTCGATGTTTATTCCTTTATCATTCAACTAGCCATAAAGTAGAAAATTTTGCTTCTTTATTGGAGAATTGTAaagattttgtttctttgagaAAGCTCCATGCTTGTATTTTCACTAATGGGATTTGTCAAAGTACATTTATAAgctcaaaacttctaacttgCTATCAAAAGTTTGGATCCTCACTTGAATCAAGATGGGTATTTGATGGAATTATCAAGAGCAATATCTTTCTTCGGAATTCAGTTCTCGTTGGATGTTTTAGAAGTGGTCAATATGGTGAAGTTCTTAGGCTGTATTTGAAATTGAAGCAAAAAAAGATTGGTTTCGATTGCTCAGCTATTACTTTTACTTTGAAGAGTTGTGCTGAATTGGGTAGTTTTGGATTTGGAAAAGGAGTTCATCTTGATGTTTTAAAGTTTGGGTTAAGTAAAGATGGATTTGTGGGTTCTTCACTTATATGTTTGTATTCAAAGAATGGAGATATGGTTGGTGCTTCCAAAGTGTTCGATGAAATAACTGAAAGAGATGTTGTTGTATACACTTCGATGATAACTGGCTACGCACTAGTTGGCGGTCATATTACTTACAAGGCGTTTGAATTTGCTCGTCTCATGCAGAAGGAGGGGATCGATCCTAACAGGGTGACAATGGTGAGTTTACTGCAGGCAGCAGCCGAGTTGGAAGCACTGGAAGAAGGCAGGTCGATCCATGGATATGCTATTAGAAGAGGGATTGGTTGTTCAGATGAAGTATTTGAGACAAGTCTCATGGATATGTATATTAAATGCAAGGTCCCAACAATGGCGGCATGCATTTTTGGTAGAATGAAGATGAAGACCATTGGTTCTTGGAATGCTATGATAACTGGATATCTTAATATGGGGCAGCCATTGGAAGCATTGGGACATTTTTGTAAGATGGTACATGAAAATGTTTTCCCAGATTTGATTAGCTTAGCCAATGGGATTTTGTGTTGTGCTGATTTGAAGTATTTGCAAGAAGGAAAGGCTATTCAAGGTCGCATTATTCGGATAGGTTACGAGCTTGATCTCATAGCTACCACTGCTTTGGTTGATATGTATTCCAAGTGCAATGATCTTACCCGGGCTAGGAAGTTATTCGATGTAGTGGAGAAAAGAGATGTGATTTTATACAATGTCATGATGGCAGGTTATCTCCAAAATGGATTTGCTACCGAAACCGTGGACCTTTTTATTGAAATGGTTGGTTCCGGTCTCAAACCGAACCTAGGTTCTATCCTGAATGTACTTTCAGCATTGTCAGAGATGAAGAACGTAAGAGGAGGAAGGAGTGTTCATGGTTACATTTTGAAACATGAATTTCGTATGAATACCGAAGTTGCCAATCAAATTGTCTACATGTATGCTAGATGCAGTTATATTTATGATGCAAGGCAAGTCTTCAATGGGATACGATATAAGGACTTGATTTCATGGACGTCAATGATGATGGGTTATATCTACCATGCCAACCCCGAAGAAGCCATTCTATTGTTCCGaatgatgaaaagagaaaaactcgACCATGATTCTGTCACTCTGATAAGTTTACTCCAGGCATTCTTGAAGCTTGGACATCTAAGTCTAGCAAAGGAAGTTCACTGTCATTCATATCGAACTCGACTAGATCACGAAACACTAGTAATAAACTCCCTGATAACTACTTATGCCAAGTTGGGAAATCTAAATATGGCAAGAAATTTATTTGAGCACACCAATAGAGGGTGTGTGACATCATGGAACACAATGATTGCAGCATATGGGATGCATGGAAACTGCAAAGAAGTTCTCCGGCTATTTGACCGAATGCGAAGCGAGATGATCAAACCTGATGACATGACCTTCACATCGATACTTACTGCTTGCAGTCACTCTGGCATGGTGGAAGAGGGTCTGCGAGTATTTAACTGCATGAGAGAAGACTATTGCATAATACCCTGTGAAGCACATTACGGATGCATAATAGATTTATTAAGCCGAGCAGGACGTCTCGAAGAAGCATACGAATTGCTTAAATTACTGCCAGCTAGACAAAGTGCATCAGCAATGGCTGCCATGTTGGCTGCTTGCAGAATCCATGGAAACACTGAACTGGGGGAGGTTATTGGGCACTGGCTTTTAGATTTAGAACCAGAAAGGCCAAGTGTATATAATTTAGTGTCAAATTTATATGCAGAAAGTGGAAAATGGGATGAAGCAGCCAGAACAAGGAACATGGCAAAGATGAGGGGTTTGAAGAAGGCTGCTGGATATAGTCAGATAGAACTAAATCCGAGAGCTTCGACGATGTAA